TTTCTGGCGGGGAAATGACACAGATGGGGGAAACACAGATGGGTTGGTTTTTGATCCGCGAAGGGAGCGAAGGGGGCGAAGGTTTTTCTGGCGGGGAAATGACACAGATGGGGGAAACACGGATGGGTGGGTTTTGATCCGCGAAGGGAGCGAAGGGGGCGAAGGTTTTTCTGGCGGGGAAATGACACAGATGGGGGAAACACGGATGGGTGGGTTTTGATCCGCGAAGGGAGCGAAGGGGACGAAGGTTTTTCTGGCGGGGAAATGACACAGATGGGGGAAACACGGATGGTTGGGTTTTGATCCGCGAAGGGCGCGAAGGGGGCGAAGGAGATTTGTTCGGAAGAGCGAGTGAAGAGGAGAACGATGCCGATCAGGCCGCTAGGAGGGAGAGGCCGAGGACGAGGAGGAGGGCAAGGGAGAGGAGGCGGAAGGCTTGCGGGCTGAAGCGGCGGTCGAGATGGGAGCCAAGCAGGTTGCCAGCCAGGGCAACGGGGGCCGCTAGCAGGGCGTAAGTCAAGACGGAGGCGGTGAAATGCCGGGCGAGGAAGTGGGTGGTGACGGTCAGGGCGCCGGTGAGGAAGAAGAAGGTCTGGAGGACAGAGCGAAAGGTGTTGTGCGGCCACTGGCGCATCGAGCCGTAGAGGATGACCGGCGGCCCAGAGGTGTTGTAGGCCCCGCCCAGGCATCCGGCCAGGAAGCCGAGCGGGTAGGCCCACCACTTGGCCAGGGGGCGCACTTGCAGCCGTCGCCAGAGGACAAAGAGGGAGTAGAGAGCGTAGGCGACCAAGACGAGGCCCAGGATGGCCTTGACCGGGCGTTCGTCGATGCGCCCCAACGCCCACACGCCCAAAGGCACGCCGCACGCAGCGACCAGCGTCAGGCGGGCCAGTTCGCGGCGGTCGAGGGCGCCGCGGAAGCGCAGCGAGTTGAGGGCGCTGAGCATGAGCGCGACCAGGGCCACCACCGGCGAGGCTGTGCGCACGCCCAGGATGAAGATGGCGAAGGGCATGACGATGAGGGCAAAGCCAAAGCCAGACAGTGTTTGCAGGATGGCGGCGAAGAAGACGCTGGCCAGGAGAAGGGCAGTGGTCATGCGCCGGCGCTGGTTGCGGTTGTGATTTCGATCTCGCCAGCGGGGGTGATGCGCAGGTGGTCGCCGGTGCGCAGGCTGGCGAAGTCGGCCGGGTGGAGGGCGAAGACGGGGATGGGCAGGCTGTACATCACATCGGCGACGATGGAGGCCAGGGCGAAGAAGGTGTCGACGCCGGTGGTGAGGAGGGCGGCGGGGGCAGTGCCGGCGCGGACGGCCTCCAACAGAACGGCGGCGGTGGTGGAAGAGCCGCGGGTGAAGGGCAAGGCCAGGACGCGACCGGCGGCTATCTGGCCGGAAAGCGGGTGGCGGCGGTCGATGATTTCGCCGGTGTGGTAGTCGTAGCCGCCCCAGAAGGAGAGAGGCTCGTGGGCGACAAGGGCGAGACCGGCAGCCGGGGCGGGGACGACGGGCGTGGCGTGGATCACTCGGCCCATACGCCCTCCTCCACGACGACGCGCCCGGCGATGGCCGAGCGCACGCAATCGGCCAGGGCGCCGAAGGCGATGCGGGCGCCCAGCAGCCCCGGTGCGTAATAGGCGTATTTGGCCGAGTTGGTCATCAGGTTTTTGGTTGCGGGCGGGAGCATGGGCGTGGCCAGGATGCAGGTATCGACCGTCACCTGGCCACCGAAGGCCTGCAAGGGGGCCAGATAGCCGGCTTTGTCGGCGAGCAGGGTCATCATCCGGCTGGATGTGACCAGAAAGCGGAGGCGGGGATGGCAGCGTTGGCCAGCGGCCAGGGCTTGATCGAGGAGGGCGGCCAGGTGGCGGAATTCGGCCAGCGAGAAGTGCGGGCTGCCCAGCACAACCATGTCCAAAGCCCCGTCGCCGGCAATCGTCAGCTCGCGGCGGGCGGCGCGCAGGTCGGCCATCCTGAGCGTC
This sequence is a window from Caldilineales bacterium. Protein-coding genes within it:
- a CDS encoding sulfite exporter TauE/SafE family protein, with the protein product MTTALLLASVFFAAILQTLSGFGFALIVMPFAIFILGVRTASPVVALVALMLSALNSLRFRGALDRRELARLTLVAACGVPLGVWALGRIDERPVKAILGLVLVAYALYSLFVLWRRLQVRPLAKWWAYPLGFLAGCLGGAYNTSGPPVILYGSMRQWPHNTFRSVLQTFFFLTGALTVTTHFLARHFTASVLTYALLAAPVALAGNLLGSHLDRRFSPQAFRLLSLALLLVLGLSLLAA
- a CDS encoding DUF126 domain-containing protein: MGRVIHATPVVPAPAAGLALVAHEPLSFWGGYDYHTGEIIDRRHPLSGQIAAGRVLALPFTRGSSTTAAVLLEAVRAGTAPAALLTTGVDTFFALASIVADVMYSLPIPVFALHPADFASLRTGDHLRITPAGEIEITTATSAGA